A genomic stretch from Podospora pseudoanserina strain CBS 124.78 chromosome 3, whole genome shotgun sequence includes:
- a CDS encoding hypothetical protein (COG:P; EggNog:ENOG503NW1M) — MGLRILRSRALLMLCAVALVLFAGSAWGHAGGNCGAGGHGRRMVVPRTVEEVADVSVLSLGEVGEELQKCEIVQKLSNLKKADADAAPSSLTTKIFGYLFPGSPAVNALLATLYISGPPNFLLALCPTDINPDSLQVMVAFAVGGLLGDTLFHLLPEIFVGEGEEDRARFVMVEPNRNLLLGVGILVGFMVFVGMDKGLRIATGGEGHSHDHSHGHKHGEDDTKGVSSAVEEEEEKKKKRKGELKRRKGGKDDGEGEKEEEEKKEVNPSVKLGGLLNMIADFTHNITDGLAMSASFYASPTIGATTTVAVFFHEIPHEVGDFALLVQSGFTKKQAMGAQFVTAIGALLGTLIGIAIQEFGGNGASGADAVAMGMKEGLWGTSLTWGDMLLPFTAGTFLYVGTVAVIPELLETGKNKAVELRKMLVQFAAIAAGAGIMLYISWHD; from the exons atGGGGTTGCGCATATTGAGGAGCCGCGCGCTTCTTATGCTGTGCGCTGTTGCGCTGGTGCTGTTTGCGGGATCTGCTTGGGGGCATGCTGGGGGGAACTGTGGCGCTGGAGGGCATGGAAGGCGGATGGTGGTTCcgaggacggtggaggaggtcgccGATGTGTCGGTGTTgagtttgggggaggttggggaggagctgcag AAATGCGAAATCGTCCAAAAGCTATCCAACCTCAAAAAggccgacgccgacgccgcCCCCTCGAGCCTGACGACCAAGATTTTCGGTTATCTGTTTCCTGGTAGTCCTGCGGTCAATGCCCTGTTGGCGACGCTGTATATTTCCGGCCCGCCGAACTTCTTGCTGGCCCTCTGCCCGACGGATATTAATCCGGATTCGCTGCAGGTGATGGTTGCGTTTgcggttggggggttgctgggggaTACGCTGTTTCATTTGCTGCCTGAGATTTTTgtcggagagggggaggaggacagggCGAGGTTTGTGATGGTGGAGCCGAACAGGAACTTGCTGCTCGGGGTGGGGATCTTGGTTGGGTTTATGGTCTTTGTGGGGATGGACAAGGGGTTGAGGATTGCTACGGGGGGCGAGGGGCATTCGCATGATCATTCGCATGGGCATAAgcatggggaggatgatacCAAGGGGGTGAgttcggcggtggaggaggaggaggagaagaagaagaagaggaagggggagctGAAGAGAcggaagggagggaaggatgatggggagggggaaaaggaagaggaggagaagaaggaggttaaTCCCAGTGTTAAattgggtgggttgttgaATATGAT TGCCGATTTTACACACAACATCACCGACGGTCTCGCCATGTCTGCCTCGTTTTACGCTTCCCCCACCATCGGCGCTACTACGACTGTTGCGGTCTTCTTCCACGAGATTCCCCACGAGGTCGGCGATTTCGCTCTGCTGGTCCAGTCTGGGTTCACGAAGAAGCAGGCCATGGGCGCGCAGTTTGTTACGGCTATTGGTGCTCTCCTCGGCACGCTCATTGGCATTGCGATCCAGGAGTTTGGAGGGAATGGAGCGAGCGGCGCTGATGCTGTGGCCATGGGCATGAAGGAAGGTCTCTGGGGCACGAGCTTGACTTGGGGAGACATGTTGCTGCCTTTCACGGCTGGAACTTTCTTGTATGTGGGCACGGTGGCGGTCATCCCCGAGTTGTTGGAGACTGGGAAGAACAAGGCGgtggagttgaggaagatgcTGGTGCAGTTTGCGGCCattgctgctggggcgggCATCATGCTTTATATCTCTTGGCATGACTAA
- a CDS encoding hypothetical protein (COG:G; EggNog:ENOG503NYGC) gives MWKALGLAALAASLTPVLGAVFGYNSGAQKPGGVKNQADYENEFRAAKALQGAPAGGFISVRLFTMLQDENAGNNPIEAIPAAIATNMRLLLGMWASAGSAKFDRELEALVTAVNRYGDAFVRLVDGISVGSEDLYRNSASVEEGSNPGANPQVIVGYIQKVRQRLSSTKLKAPIGHVDTWTAWVNGSNAAVVAACDWVGMDAYPYWQSTALPNNAIEQSPRLFQEALDKTRAASQGKPVWITETGHPVSGRTWGQSVASVENAKRYWKEVGCPRFGKEPIWWYKFQGDQTGAEPNFGITPAGQLTTKPLFDISCKPPGSSSPVPMPVTTGHAGAGGPPTESSSSAATSSGVGNSPASDVSSPPLSTTSALPILSSTATSSGIRNSPRSGVSGSTILSSAGTSTGVRNSPRSGVSSTTSTSTILLNSTLSSSSSSPATNTNGADVTTGSFGGVFAALLAVVFAV, from the exons ATGTGGAAAGCTCTTGGACTGGCAGCACTCGCTGCTTCACTCACACCTGTCTTGGGTGCCGTATTTGGTTACAACTCTGGCGCCCAAAAGCCAGGAGGCGTAAAGAACCAGGCCGACTACGAAAATGAGTTCCGGGCCGCCAAAGCACTTCAGGGTGCCCCTGCTGGCGGGTTTATCAGCGTTCGTCTGTTCACCATGCTT CAAGACGAAAACGCTGGAAACAACCCCATCGAAGCTATCCCCGCTGCCATCGCCACCAACATGAGATTGCTGCTCGGTATGTGGGCCTCCGCTGGGTCAGCCAAGTTTGATAGAGAACTCGAGGCTCTGGTGACCGCCGTCAACCGTTATGGGGATGCATTTGTGAGGCTTGTTGACGGCATCTCGGTAGGCAGTGAGGATTTGTACCGGAACTCGGCCTCGGTGGAGGAAGGTTCAAATCCGGGTGCCAACCCTCAGGTAATTGTCGGCTACATCCAAAAAGTTCGACAACGGCTGAGCAGCACGAAGCTGAAGGCCCCCATCGGACACGTCGATACGTGGACGGCTTGGGTAAACGGCTCCAATGCAGCAGTGGTTGCTGCTTGTGACTGGGTCGGCATGGACGCTTATCCATACTGGCAATCGACGGCGCTTCCCAACAACGCTATCGAGCAGAGCCCACGCCTCTTCCAAGAAGCTTTGGACAAGACCCGAGCAGCTTCGCAAGGCAAGCCGGTATGGATCACCGAAACTGGGCATCCCGTGTCAGGTAGAACCTGGGGACAGTCTGTCGCCTCGGTCGAGAATGCCAAACGATATTGGAAGGAGGTCGGCTGCCCAAGGTTCGGAAAAGAGCCCATCTGGTGGTACAAGTTCCAGGGCGACCAGACTGGTGCTGAACCCAACTTTGGCATCACTCCGGCTGGGCAGCTGACGACCAAGCCACTTTTTGATATTTCGTGCAAGCCGCCTGGCTCATC AAGCCCAGTTCCGATGCCTGTGACTACAGGCCATGCTGGAGCTGGCGGACCTCCCACGGAGTCTTCTTCAAGTGCAGCTACCTCGAGCGGAGTTGGAAACAGCCCTGCAAGTGATGTTTCCAGTCCACCATTGTCCACGACTTCTGCTTTGCCAATTCTCTCGAGTACAGCTACCTCGAGCGGTATCAGAAACAGCCCTAGAAGTGGTGTCTCTGGTTCGACAATTCTCTCGAGCGCAGGTACCTCGACCGGCGTTAGAAACAGCCCTAGAAGTGGTGtctcctcgacgacctctACTTCGACAATACTCTTGAATAGCACcttgtcctcatcgtcgtccagTCCCGCCACGAACACCAATGGAGCAGATGTGACGACTGGCTCTTTCGGTGGTGTTTTCGCTGCCTTGCTGGCTGTGGTGTTTGCCGTTTGA